A DNA window from Oncorhynchus tshawytscha isolate Ot180627B linkage group LG13, Otsh_v2.0, whole genome shotgun sequence contains the following coding sequences:
- the LOC112265400 gene encoding zinc finger and BTB domain-containing protein 44 isoform X3, with product MVNALQSKYAKTKMGVKTFTHSSPTHSQEMLEKLNALRNEGHLCDVTIRVQDKLFLAHKVVLACCSEFFRSKLVGRPDEEDKFVLDLHHVTVSGFTPLLEYAYTSTLSISTENIIDVLAAASYMQMFAVASTCSEFMKSSILWSAGNMGQEKPQESALGESASSHCALTPLDSSLSPVSSDCSVMERNIPVCRESRRKRKSFIMMSPESPLKCTSQITSPQMPNPSPSSFSETTTQPVDSSLAFPWTFPFGIDRRFHPDKQPKLPESPRCLDQAGPSEVSRRLSDFLACESSIKAPLSLAGPEEDIHVKVERLSDEEVQETLSQPVSASQSSLSDQQTVPCSEQVQEDLLISPQSSSIGSIDEGVTEGLPSMQSTSNAGGHAEDDERLESLQYPYHLYISPSTRPGTNGPDRPFQCPTCGVRFTRIQNLKQHMLIHSGIKPFQCDRCGKKFTRAYSLKMHRLKHEVISSCPTT from the exons GTGAACGCCCTCCAGAGCAAGTACGCTAAGACAAAGATGGGGGTCAAAACCTTTACCCACAGTTCCCCCACGCACAGTCAAGAGATGCTGGAAAAGCTAAATGCCCTGCGCAACGAGGGCCACCTCTGCGATGTCACCATCCGTGTGCAGGACAAGTTGTTTCTGGCGCACAAGGTGGTGCTGGCCTGCTGCAGCGAGTTCTTCCGCTCCAAACTAGTGGGCAGGCCTGATGAAGAGGATAAGTTTGTGTTGGACTTGCACCATGTCACGGTGAGCGGCTTCACCCCTCTGCTGGAGTACGCCTACACCTCCACCCTCTCCATCAGCACGGAGAACATCATCGACGTTTTAGCCGCCGCCAGTTACATGCAGATGTTCGCCGTGGCGAGCACATGCTCAGAATTCATGAAGTCCAGCATCCTCTGGAGCGCCGGGAATATGGGGCAGGAGAAACCGCAGGAGTCGGCTCTTGGCGAGAGCGCTTCCTCCCACTGCGCTTTGACGCCGTTGGACAGCAGCCTGTCGCCTGTATCCTCTGACTGCAGCGTGATGGAGAGGAACATCCCTGTGTGTCGCGAGTCGCGCCGCAAACGTAAGAGCTTTATCATGATGTCCCCAGAGAGCCCACTCAAATGCACCTCGCAGATCACCTCACCGCAGATGCCCAACCCATCGCCCTCCTCCTTCTCAGAGACCACCACCCAGCCAGTGGACTCTTCCCTGGCCTTCCCGTGGACCTTCCCCTTCGGTATCGACCGGAGGTTCCACCCGGATAAGCAGCCCAAGCTTCCTGAGAGCCCACGTTGTCTGGACCAGGCAGGGCCCTCGGAGGTGAGCCGCCGGCTGAGTGACTTCCTGGCCTGTGAAAGCTCCATCAAGGCGCCACTGTCGCTGGCGGGCCCCGAGGAGGACATACACGTGAAGGTGGAGAGGCTGAGTGACGAGGAGGTCCAGGAGACGTTGTCGCAGCCCGTCAGCGCTTCCCAGAGTTCTTTGAGCGACCAGCAGACAGTGCCCTGCAGTGAACAggtccaggaggacctcctcatCAGCCCACAGTCCTCCTCCATAG GTTCGATAGATGAGGGAGTCACAGAAGGGTTGCCCTCAATGCAAAGTACATCCAATGCAGGAGGTCATGCTGAGGATGATGAAAG ATTAGAAAGCCTCCAGTACCCTTACCACTTATACATAAGCCCTTCAACCCGCCCTGGCACTAACGGGCCTGACAGACCTTTCCAGTGCCCCACGTGTGGCGTCCGATTCACCCGCATACAGAACTTGAAGCAACATATGCTCATCCACTCTG